A window of the Vigna angularis cultivar LongXiaoDou No.4 chromosome 3, ASM1680809v1, whole genome shotgun sequence genome harbors these coding sequences:
- the LOC108326561 gene encoding thioredoxin-like 3-2, chloroplastic, which produces MSHHLRTLQLPPLSSKTPTINTHSFSLNCFRFSFGFHCSVSCGCARQISPVRFSHQASLQEEGKPVSLFFQPVSSETHFDLLLDQAQRLHQAVVVVWMANWCRKCIYLKPKLEKLAADYYPRLQFYSVDVNTVSHKLVARAGVTKMPTIQLWKDSKKQAEVIGGHKAHIVISEIQEMIENE; this is translated from the exons ATGTCACACCATCTTCGCACTCTTCAACTTCCACCACTCTCCTCGAAAACCCCAACGATCAATACACATTCTTTCTCCCTCAATTGCTTCCGCTTCAGCTTCGGCTTCCATTGCTCCGTCTCCTGCGGATGCGCGCGCCAAATTTCTCCGGTTCGGTTCAGTCATCAAGCGTCTTTGCAAGAGGAAGGAAAACCTGTTTCCCTTTTCTTTCAACCTGTCTCAAGCGAAACCCACTTTGATCTTCTCCTCGACCAGGCTCAAAGGCTCCACCAAGCTGTCGTTGTGGTTTG GATGGCAAATTGGTGcagaaaatgtatatatttaaaaccaaaattgGAAAAGTTGGCAGCAGATTATTATCCAAG GTTGCAGTTCTACAGTGTAGATGTTAATACAGTTTCACACAAACTTGTTGCTCGTGCAGGTGTGACT AAAATGCCAACCATACAA CTGTGGAAAGACAGCAAGAAACAAGCTGAAGTTATTGGTGGCCATAAAGCACATATAGTAATAAGTGAGATTCAGGAGATGATTGAGAATGAGTGA
- the LOC108324349 gene encoding protein YELLOW LEAF 1, choloroplastic — translation MASSVGTSPLLFLVGIRSQPEADVKRNGPNIVGLKPLPYNIRKGELKTATLQSSSYTRRAAALNTKSAAAASASQTLTRNARTMTITPDKVKSPKLDNNGPGLPPRDDDGNGGNGGGGGKFSGGLHLLGILGVLDILKDIEKQWQRKHKR, via the exons ATGGCAAGTAGTGTTGGCACTTCACCTCTACTTTTTCTAG TTGGCATTAGAAGTCAGCCTGAAGCTGATGTTAAGCGTAATGGACCAAACATTGTTGGGCTGAAACCCTTACCATATAACATCAGAAAAGGAGAACTTAAGACTGCTACATTGCAGAGTTCATCATATACTAGACGTGCAGCTGCTTTG AATACTAAATCTGCTGCAGCTGCAAGTGCATCCCAGACCCTAACACGCAATGCTCGGACAATGACTATAACACCTG ACAAAGTGAAGTCCCCTAAACTTGATAACAACGGACCTGGTTTGCCACCTCGAGACGATGATGGAAATGGTGGTAATGGAGGAGGCGGAGGTAAGTTTTCAGGTGGTCTCCACCTTTTGGGTATTCTTGGTGTGCTTGATATTCTAAAGGACATTGAGAAACAATGGCAAAGAAAACACAAGAGATGA